Part of the Xiphophorus couchianus chromosome 19, X_couchianus-1.0, whole genome shotgun sequence genome is shown below.
TTTACAGGGagacttgtgtgtttgtgtgtcctgGACCGCTGCCACAAAAGCTCCGGGCAGCTGGGAGCGGAGGGGATAATTAGCCTCCAATCTGTCACGCCTCATTTAACCCTCATTATTACCAGGTATAAACACTGAGGTTTGCCTTATCAGACCTATAACTTGGGCACGATTACAGCCGATTAGAATGGGCCCGTTTGTATTTATCGCTTTGGGCCAGGCGTTTACCAGACCTGCTGGTTCGCTGTTTGAGGTCAAACAGCGATTTGAATGGGTACAAACCTTTGCTCCAAAACCACACCGCATCCAGTCgggatgttttttgttgtttttctagacCTGAGCGCCTGACCCAACCCTGGAGACTATTACACATGCTTCTTCGTGACTTGCTTGTAATCCGTTGCCACAGTGGGCTATTCCTGGGGCACAAATAATCCACTTCCTGACATGTTTGGAAGCCAGTGGCTTTTGCCTGTTACTGTAATTATTTCctattctttcatgcatttgcCACCAGGATTCAGAGGATTTGCTTTCTGTCACGGCAGACCAGAGAAAGCATTGGCCGGCATGAGATTCTCGCCGTCCTTTTTCGTACATAACTGCAAATATTTCCCAAGCAGGCTAATTTGTTTCCATGAGTAGATGAAAAGTTGAGCAGCCTTCTGTGATCCCAGTTGAGCAGCAGTGCGCAGCAATAGGTGGGGGAAGGGGAAGACAGTTGCTTTATGCTCCAAACAGCCGTAGAAAGCTTTAATGGAaaattttgaacttttgaaGCAAGAAAATCTGCTATGACATTACAAAGCAACCAGACTCATAGCGCAGTGCTCCCATATAATTTATACTTAAATTTCTTGTAGATATTGAGGTGCCACAATTTTACTTTACAGTAGATGTTTGCTACAAAGAAATTACACTAAGAAAATATCTACAATTTTTGGGAAGGACTCTGGAGAAGCCTTTTGTGACTCTGAAATCTTAATTTCAGAGTCACGAAATTAAGATTTCGTGACCATCCGAATGGTTTGATCCTACATCCGAATCAAGCCATTAGCGCATCACTTTCAGCAACCTGCCTCTCCGTTTTCCTCATTTCCTGCCCTATAATGGCTCCCTCTCTAACACACGCTTTGTGTGTTGGCATATGCAAATCCTTGGCCTCACCTGCCCTCACGTCATCGTGAGTTTCAAAATGCGTTTCAGCTCTGTTTCTTCTAAAAACACGAGGCTGTTCCGTCATATGCCTAAGCCTCTCTTCCAGTCCTCCTGGGTGGGTGGAGGTTGGCACAGATCGCCCATAACTGATAAAGTCTTTATCTGTGTTTATGAGGCACAAGGAGGACAGATTCCCTTTGGGACAttcagtccttttttttttttttctattccgTCAACCACTCCCAACTGTGTTTCCAAACTACTCTGCAACGAGTTCATCTTTGTGGTTTTAAGCAGACACGGGACTAAAACGACTCCCAGCTCCATGAGCTCATGTGCCCTGCAGCGTGACTCTCTGACTTCCATCTCCTTCCCAGACAACAGAAACCGAAATTATGGTAGAGGTTAGACCGCTACTGATATTAATTATTTGTCCGTTTGTATGTTTTGCAGCTGAGAGGGTGACGTCGCTGGGGAAGGACTGGCACAGGCCATGTCTGAAGTGCGAGAAGTGCAACAAGACGCTGTCGGCTGGCTCACATGCAGAGGTAGAACGGCCGAATTACACGACCTGATAGGGGAACAAATGCTGAAAATGGATTTGGTCACAGCTGATATCAGCAAGTtaaacctaaaagaaaaaaataccagaACTCGGCTTCAGGCTGTTTGATGCATTTCtataataaaacagcaaatgaaaCTAGTTTCTGACTCActtgtttccttttattttgcgTTAGCCTCATCTTTccatgataaaacaaaaaaaaaagtctttaaccTCTTTTCTCCTCCCACAGCATGAAGGCAAGCCGTACTGTAACAACCCCTGCTATGCTGCAATGTTTGGACCTAAAGGTAAGCCGTGATCTCGTCACTCCCTGAACTCTTGACACAAACatgtcaataaaatacataaatggtAGGTAGTCTCTGTCAGAAACCTGCAGAGTGAGTTGATTTTAACACCAAGGctccattttatttatacttttgaaCCTAATTCTTTCGGTGTTTCAGGATTTGGACGTGGTGGAGCTGAAAGCCACACCTTCAAATAGACAGGTACCGtctcaatgtttttttcaaacatttccatgtTATTTACATTAGACTTGACTGCAAGCAAATCAGTCTTTGCACTTTGGACTGTTTGACCagaactttcttttctttccttttcttttctgcttcatcTGCAGGGCGAGGCGTCGCAGAGAAAAGCTTTGCGGGAACAAGATTGAAGAAACCAAACCTCTCAGACGATAGCAAACCTCTAAACAAATCATCCGCTTCcaatgcaggaaaaaatttgaatgcatttgttttgtttttgttttttgttctacCTGTTTTGGAccatcattttctttattttatcatttctagTTTAGTTATAGGGACATCGGTCTTTGGCTTCAGCTTGtctaattaaacattttatgaaatttgTGTCTTTGATAGTCCTTTATTTTGTGGCGGTTTTGTGAGAAACTCATGAGTGTTTCACCACTAAAGCAAAGTTTTACTTCATCAAATGACAAATCTAGTTGAGAGCTGTcatagaaattaataaaaaattttaaaagactAGTTTGTCAAAACCCTGAACAGGCAAGACCAGTGAGGATTTGTGTAGGAATAGTTAATTAGTCCAGGTTTATATCTTGCctttcatgtttgtttcagttggcccaaatgtacaaaaaacattgagaatttatttattttattttaatttttttgaggCAATAATCTGGGGATTTCTAGTacactgtttgaaaaaaaaacgtCTCTAAATTATGGTGTAGTTGCCAAAATGTCACCGTATAAACTTGGACTTTACCGTATAAATGCGGTACAAATTTTTACCGTAATTACTAattttaccgtaaattagacttttttttttttacagtgtactaAACGCTAATATAAGAAAGCAAGTctgtgatgttttaaaaataataggagaagctttattttacaattaCAGCTCTCCACGAACTTAGCATGATGTTGTCTCCGCTCCTTTAGATGACTCATAAGGTTTCCCGTTTCAAATGATTGtctattcttttaaaaaatatatatataacctatatatactgtattcaAGAATGAGGGCCATACGACGTGAAACAAAGGCCTAGAATAATACTAAGCAGCTCAAACGGGCGTGATTTCCCAAAaggtaaaagacaaaaatgaccaAGAAAATCACCGCGCAATGCAAGCGAGACTTTTGTGGAACCATCACTTCCAAAGTCAGGGCTGATGGTTCAACCTCAGGAGCAACAGCGTTGAACTTCAAGGCCGTTCAAgttgtggatttaaaaaaaaattattttttttttgtgagtatCTGCGCAGTTCCGTCATCATCTTCCTTTTGCTTGTCTTTCCGCAAAGCCGTTTGCTCTCTGCACGGCTCCTCTCAAGCCATGTGGCGCTATGCTCCCGCCCGCTGCTATGGCAACCAGCGCAAACAAGCCCCAACAGACAGCCCATTTGTCTGCCTGTCAGACTGGCTGCCTGTCACCCTCTCTTGAGCAACAAAGACGCTCCCTGTGCCAGAAGGATCCTCCACAAAGgacacagaaacattcagagGACGTTTGGCACCAACACATCATCTAGATTCAACTTTTTGTAGCATTTAGCAACTAGAAGAAGCCCATAATGCTGTTTCCACTATTAATTATCATCTAAATAACGCGCACCATTGATTCAAATGGCGACATTTAGTGTGAAATTCCAAGACAATTGACAACAGTGACGCACGTTCAGATCCCGCGATCCTGTTCGCTCGTGCGCACATCATTTTGCACACGATATGTCGTCCCCACACCTTGGTGGTCACGCGAGCGACGCGTCCAGATGTTTTGCGGGAAGCCTGCAGGATGGTTACACCTCCCCAGCCCGATCCCGAACCCGACATGCGATTCTGGAAGCTCGAAACGTAAAACACGTGACAATTACAAGCGTCTGGCCCGCCGCTTTGATTCATGGATCTGGAAGCCTAAAGTATTAAACTGGGAGGGATGGGAGGCGAGGAGGGGGGGTATTAATTTCCAGGCACGATCATAATGAAAGCGTCATGCGAGCAGAAAGCACCGCCATAAAGTCCTACTGCTGCACTTCCACTGCACTTAAAATGAACTGTTTTCTATTCAgtcgaggaagaggaggaggaggaagctgaCGTTGCTGTGTCAACGTGAATCAGGGACCCTCATAGTCACGAGGCTGTAAATTCAGACTCACGAATCCATTAATGGCTGGAAAATAAGGGTTTCACAGGTTGCCTTTAATTATACATGGCCCGTAACATGGAGAACCAGTACTCCTTCTACTAAGCAACCatcctaaaaaacaaacaaacaaacaaacaaacaaaaaaaacggtTGTCTTGTCCAGAGAAGCGCAAAAGGTGAGGCTGCAAAGGCTCCAGATGGATTGGAGCCTTTGCAGGCTCCAATCCATCCTTAAagttacaaatgaaaaacatattgcTGCGCTTCACAAACGTATTCCCGTCCCTCGAACCTTTTCCACGCTCAGATTTCAGCCACAGACTTTTATCACGTTGTGCTGGGTGTCATGTGGAGAACAAAACTGTGCACTTCTGAGAGCAAAACTGGAAAAGTGAAGCGTGTTCTCAACCCACTTTACTCTGACACGCCTAAATAAGTGCAACTACTTGCAAGATTTGTATAATTTATTGCCAGAAAAGACCAAgatgaacatttctgaatgaacaaggtcgtgtgtgtgtgtgtgagacaggaAAGTTATGCTGCCCTGAATGTGTCatgtccaaaacaaaacatggtggtggcgccattatgctgtggggatgattTTCTCAAGCAacatggaaagatggatggacaaTCTTGGGGGGAAAACCGCAAAAACCTGTAAGCAGTAGACGGAGGCAGAAGTTCACATTCCTGCAGGAGAACAACAGTCAACATGCAGCCGCAGCTgtgtggtctagtcaaagtccagacctgaaacacaaactgtgTTCAAAGTGATTCTCCTTCCACTCTGATTGGGCTTTaagtatttttgcaaagaaaaattgacAAATATGCGCTCTTTTGAGATGTTTACTTGTACTTTATGTTGGTTCAACTCATAAAGTTCTAATAAATTATGTGGACGTTTGGGCccaaagcaataataataataataaataataatcaagaataagtttgttttcttttgtacatgcagaaacagtcaaaaatttaataaaatgtaatgcattagtAACATTGTTCTACTTGTATAGACTTGTGCTAGATTTATGGCTTTGGTGCCTCCTGGTGGTGAAATGAATAATTACAATCAGTCACAAAGATGAGAATTAGGTGCTTTCTGAAGGCGGTTGGTTGAACTTGATTTCAATTTTCTTTGTACATGTATGTAAAACTGAAAGCAAGTATCATTTCGATTCCACTTCACCATTACGCATTTCCttctccaaaaataataatgataaaaaaatcatttcaaccAGAACTTTGTTGTTGAGACAAGAGCGACAACGGATCAGAGGCCGCTGCTTCCTGTGTGACTGAAAGGGGGAAGAAGTGAAGCGTATTGCATATGACTGACATGTTGAAATCCCCCCCCAGTGAAAGTGAAGGTAACGGCACGGTAACAATAACGGTAATagcaaattattattatcaataaaaCAGTAATGTTTCAGTAGGATCATGATTGCGAGTAGCTCTGGTCCTCCATGTTTCACGATGTTTTCTAAGTATTTCtttgcatttagaaaaaaaaaaaaaatgagccaAAGGTATTTTGTATCCTTTAAACCATTTCAGATATGTGAGGTCATGGACTCCACCCTGTCAGTTTTGATAGGAACcagtgaaaacacacacacacacacacacacacacacacacacacacgtctctCCTACCCAATAATATTCCAATGAacatctgtttagtttttttcccatCTTATGAAGCGAATGAGCACAAGTAATATCGGTGGTATGCCGCTCAACCTGTTGGCGAGAGTGAAGGATAGATCCGAAGAGGAAATTATGCACACAGTCTTGAggcaatataaaaagcaaccaTGTAGATGTCGgaagagatttttttccttcGCAGCGTTCCTGTGCAAAGGTTTTGTTAGGACCACAAATTTCGTTGCGAcgtcattgggattttatttctgGATGACGAAAGTAAACAAGAATTCCCAGCGCATCCAACTTCCTTTAAATGATTGGTAAATAGCACCCGACTGTGTGCCATATTGTGTATTAagtccagctgttctgtgaggATTTCTACGGAACATTGGTGGAAAAACTACAACACGAAAACCAGTGATGTAAAGGGGGAATGGAAAGCTAGGTTATAGAGCAATACAGACACAGCACACAAGGATACAGATGTTCTGTTTGCATCAAcattgatgggtttttttttcctaaataaaaattGCAAGGCGAGACGGAGAAATAACACTGTATATGAACACTCACATGGTGAAACAGGGCGGCAGCATCGTGCTTTGGAGTTGATAGGCAAGCGCTGAGGAAAACCTGGTAGAGTTTGCAAATGTACAACCAGGTCTTTAATTGTTAAATGAAAAGTTGAAAGTCATTTATTAAGTTCCTTCCACGATACAATTATGCaccattttgtgtttatctatTGAATAAAATGCCAGTGAATGGGAAGAAGTCCAAGGCGTATGTACACTTCATAAAggtgggtgtttttttgttgttgttgttgattagCAGTAATTCTGACAAATTTTGTATCTTCCTTTAGAACGTTAAGGCCATTTATTTACCAGTAGTGGCTCTCAAAAGTGTACACgccatttttgaaatgtcatgtttttgaaatgtaaaagactGAGGATGATGcaaattaatttggaaaaacCTTTTCCAGGGCGACACTGATCAATTTACCGGAAAGCCAAACAAATCTGTTAGAAAGACAAATTGATTAACACTAACCATGTTTCAGCATTCGGTGTGTTTGGACTTCACGTGTAGCAATTACAGCAGGAATACGAAACATATTTGTGAGGAAATAAAGACCAGCTGTCCTGGTGGGATGAACATCTGTGGTCTTCGTTTCTAAAGCCTTCGACTctgatttcacatttttacccCTTGATCGTCAGTCGCTGCCTTAACATCCCACATTCACTCTCCCATCTCGTTTACCAGAACAGGGACTGGGGTTGATTGATGCTGCAGGATTCACCAGATTTATAAATGCCACATGACTACAAATACGCCCTCTGGTGTTGCAGCTGTTAATAAAGATCCAGAACGTGCGTGCAGAGAAGTTGAGCTTGTGCCATGAAAACTGCTTGTACGGCGGGCGGCTTCCTGCAAACAGAGGGGAGTGTAAAGAGCCACCCAAAAGCCAGGGGGAAGCATCTGCAGTGGGGATCCTGACGAGGAGGATGTGGCCCTgcactttgaaaataaatgcatttttaaaatgaagcacataaaaataaacatcatcGTGCGACGGTTGGGATTTCTCCTGTTTACCCTGAAGGCCACTTCAGGGTAAACGTGTTTTTCCTCTATTAAGCAGCTCCAGGATTAAAAGGGCGTCACACTAAGACCGGTATTAAACAATTGGCATCGATAGCGACTTCACTCGTTTCCTTTACTCCGCTCACTCACTGCTAGACTTGAGCGATAATGgggtttttggggggggggggggggggttaacCGCCTTAGTAGCTAAATATGGTTTCATGGAAAAGACGAATCAAGTATCGAAGCTGTGgaaaacaaggagaaaataaaaatcacggtgaatgaagaaaaaaaacaggtaaaaagtTTAACAGTTTCATCTTAAACTCATTCTCTAGTGAGAATTAAACtaacaaacacaacacagtgaCTTTAACGTCAACGTACAGGATAAATTTACCATCTTACACTTTCCTGTTTCACACCATAGGACACGTTCAATGAAGCTTGAAGAAGACGCTGCTTGTTGGCACTTTGTGGTGTCGGATTCAAGtctgatgtttttgtctaaatgtCTGATAAAGACAAACCAAATTCTGTCCCAGCTGCATTCAGGTTTAAGGGGAAAACGCAGCAGTTCAGTCAAGTGAAAGCATCGGATTTACgctccacattttgtcaaaaatctGACAGATTTGGCAGGATCGTCGTATACCTCAGAGCGCAGTCTGAGTCATATCAGGTCTCAGCTGAACGACTGAAGGAGCCTGGGACTCATTTGCCGCCATATCTTATCCCTGAACTCTCACGCACGCTTGTGTTCGCACACTGCACCTGGCTTACCCCCTTCAGGTTTCTTAAGACTCGTATTGCCTGAGGCTCAGAGGGGCGAGTTAAAACTGCACGGTGACTCTTATAAGCAACGTGCCATTTCCCTCGGGGAAACTCCACAATATCAGCGCTGATGACAGAGTTCACTAAGATCAGAGGAATCTCTAAAAGGTGCATTTTAAATCTAATGTTTAAATGGCAATTGTCATACAGAGATGTAAGAACTTTTGCACGTTCTCTTTCATTAAACTTTCCCAGACATCACTCTCATCTCTAATTTTCCCCAGAAATCACCAGATTAAGTTCTTGTGCATGCCTCGCATCCCTTCCCACATAtcatgtcttcctcctcctccatgctgtcctcctcctcctcctcctcttcctcctcctcctcctcctcctgctcccacGGGTTGGATCTGGCGAAAACAGAACGCGAGGACACATCTGAGCCGCATGCTGTTCCTGTTTGCCTTTCCCAGATTTTTCTGCTGCTCGCTGTGGTGCCAGAGGGAGAAGTAAGCAGTTCTTGTCATCATTTGATCCGGCACTGCCAGATCCCGCTGCTCCACGGTTATTGCCTAACCATCCTCCGAT
Proteins encoded:
- the crip1 gene encoding cysteine-rich protein 1, whose translation is MVKCPKCQKEVYFAERVTSLGKDWHRPCLKCEKCNKTLSAGSHAEHEGKPYCNNPCYAAMFGPKGFGRGGAESHTFK